A window from Megalobrama amblycephala isolate DHTTF-2021 linkage group LG9, ASM1881202v1, whole genome shotgun sequence encodes these proteins:
- the LOC125276240 gene encoding zinc finger BED domain-containing protein 4-like translates to MHSQKKTTFRSAVWEYYTQPTPGQAVCNTCKNVVSMGGTVAKSANTSNLWSHLRIHHNDLYKSAQSNKAESEQGATSTCQPTIHDIFQKQKKWTNLDDRSKQMDKLTTEMIISDNQPFTMVSDIGFKRLVDVAEPRYALKSDKYYRTEKLPEIYEKVVSKIKALIQPEKAGFSLSFTTDCWSGSTESMMSLTCHFIDNEWNRRQVVLNTRVMYGSHSGEYIRDTFLHMLEEWEITKDCVALVLRDNGANMVKGLRLSDISDLSCTAHTLQLVVNDGLASQRAVIDVIAMLKKCVTHFQHSILAKQRLRNFQRDLGLPEHNLIQAVPTRWNSTLHMLQRAFEQKRALNVYSGEHGGFTCPTAYQWDIVSNLIETLIPIEEVTLEVSYNNSSASSIIPCVTVLKILLEHKGPSTQGIRTLREVMRESLIKRFAKLEDSKNVVLACLLDPRFKSHAFSSASTLNKAKEWLKEDVEDALQEQVETERANQEEQADGEEPAAEDQASKRQRREETPCHSQIDKIFSSLLGPHTGDLSDKDSIEEELHQYLKEPVIDRRKGDPLQWWRQNEGRFKLLVKEARKFLCSPPSSVPSERVFSEVSAIYDKRRSRLTGEHAEQLCFLHHNLVLLNWDY, encoded by the coding sequence ATGCATTCACAGAAGAAGACAACATTTAGAAGTGCAGTGTGGGAGTACTACACTCAACCAACACCAGGGCAGGCAGTGTGCAATACATGTAAAAATGTTGTCAGTATGGGTGGTACAGTGGCAAAAAGTGCCAATACTTCAAACCTGTGGTCCCATCTTAGAATTCATCACAATGACTTGTATAAATCTGCCCAATCAAACAAAGCTGAATCTGAGCAGGGAGCAACATCCACATGTCAGCCTACAATACATGACATTTttcagaaacaaaaaaaatggacaaatcTGGATGACAGATCAAAACAAATGGACAAACTGACCACAGAAATGATCATTTCTGACAACCAACCATTCACAATGGTCTCTGACATTGGCTTTAAGCGACTCGTGGATGTGGCAGAACCACGATATGCACTAAAAAGTGACAAGTATTACCGCACTGAGAAGCTGCCAGAAATCTATGAAAAGGTTGTAAGCAAGATTAAAGCCCTAATCCAGCCAGAGAAGGCTGGATTCTCACTCTCTTTTACAACAGATTGCTGGTCAGGATCAACAGAGTCAATGATGAGCCTCACATGTCATTTCATTGACAATGAATGGAACAGAAGGCAGGTTGTTTTAAATACGAGAGTAATGTACGGATCTCATTCTGGGGAATACATCAGAGACACATTCCTGCACATGCTGGAGGAATGGGAAATTACCAAAGACTGTGTAGCTCTGGTCCTGCGTGACAATGGCGCAAACATGGTGAAGGGTTTGAGGCTTTCCGATATTTCGGACCTTAGCTGCACAGCACATACGTTGCAGCTGGTTGTGAACGATGGTTTGGCTAGCCAAAGAGCTGTGATAGATGTGATTGCCATGCTAAAGAAATGTGTCACTCACTTCCAACATTCCATCTTGGCCAAGCAGCGTCTGAGAAACTTCCAGAGGGACCTTGGCCTACCAGAACACAACTTAATCCAGGCAGTCCCAACAAGGTGGAATTCAACACTCCACATGCTGCAAAGGGCATTTGAACAAAAGCGTGCTCTTAATGTCTACTCTGGGGAACACGGCGGTTTTACATGTCCAACTGCCTACCAGTGGGACATTGTGTCCAATTTGATTGAAACACTCATCCCAATTGAGGAAGTGACACTAGAAGTGAGCTACAATAACTCATCTGCATCCAGCATCATTCCCTGTGTGACAGTGCTCAAAATACTACTTGAACATAAAGGGCCATCAACACAGGGCATCAGAACGCTCAGGGAGGTAATGAGGGAGAGCCTAATCAAGCGATTCGCCAAACTTGAAGACTCAAAAAATGTGGTTCTAGCATGTCTTTTGGATCCACGTTTCAAGAGTCATGCGTTCTCCTCTGCCTCTACACTAAACAAGGCCAAAGAATGGCTTAAAGAAGATGTAGAGGATGCTCTTCAAGAGCAGGTTGAAACAGAGAGAGCCAATCAAGAGGAGCAGGCAGATGGAGAGGAGCCCGCAGCAGAAGACCAAGCCTCTAAAAGGCAAAGGAGAGAAGAGACACCTTGCCATAGCCAAATAGACAAGATTTTCAGTTCTCTTCTTGGTCCCCATACTGGTGATCTGTCAGACAAGGACAGCATTGAAGAAGAGTTACATCAGTACCTCAAAGAGCCAGTGATTGACCGGCGTAAGGGGGATCCACTCCAGTGGTGGAGACAGAATGAAGGGCGCTTCAAGCTACTTGTCAAAGAAGCAAGAAAATTTCTTTGCTCACCACCCTCATCAGTCCCTAGTGAGCGTGTATTCAGTGAAGTGtctgcaatttatgacaaaagaAGAAGCAGGCTCACTGGAGAGCATGCGGAGCAGCTCTGCTTCCTGCACCACAACCTGGTGCTGCTGAATTGGGACTACTAA